A region from the Paenibacillus humicola genome encodes:
- a CDS encoding alpha/beta fold hydrolase: MGYDVQVEPGVKLYVEDLNPAGRKTIVFLHGWPLSHKQFEYQFDVLPAMGFRCIGIDWRGFGKSDKPAGGYHYDRLADDIRAVVGTLQLHDFILAGHSTGGSIAIRYMARHNGYGVSKLILIDAAAPTGFTPETADQLLDLALNDRPKMMRQVTETFFFQYITEPFSDWFFQMGLQAAGWSTAAIIRTLRDERLDADLPKIAAPTLIVHGVRDRVIPFAQALELHRRIRNSQLAPFQYSGHGPFWEERVKFNRLVMQFAGT, encoded by the coding sequence ATGGGGTATGATGTTCAGGTTGAACCGGGCGTGAAGCTGTACGTGGAGGATTTGAATCCCGCCGGCCGCAAAACGATCGTGTTTCTGCACGGCTGGCCGCTGAGCCATAAGCAGTTCGAGTATCAATTCGACGTGCTGCCCGCGATGGGGTTCCGCTGCATCGGGATCGACTGGCGAGGGTTCGGAAAATCGGATAAACCGGCGGGCGGCTACCATTACGACCGGCTGGCGGACGATATCCGGGCCGTAGTCGGCACGCTGCAGCTCCACGATTTTATATTGGCCGGCCATTCGACGGGCGGATCCATCGCCATCCGGTATATGGCCCGGCATAACGGGTACGGGGTGTCCAAACTGATCCTGATCGACGCCGCGGCACCAACGGGCTTCACGCCGGAAACGGCCGATCAGCTTCTGGATTTGGCGTTAAACGACCGGCCGAAGATGATGCGGCAGGTGACCGAAACGTTTTTCTTTCAGTACATTACGGAGCCCTTCTCGGATTGGTTTTTTCAAATGGGGCTGCAGGCGGCCGGCTGGTCGACGGCGGCTATTATCCGCACGCTCCGGGACGAGAGGCTGGATGCCGATCTGCCGAAAATCGCCGCTCCGACCTTGATCGTTCACGGCGTCCGGGACCGGGTGATTCCGTTCGCGCAAGCGCTGGAGCTTCACCGGCGCATCCGGAATTCGCAGCTTGCTCCGTTTCAATACAGCGGCCACGGCCCTTTCTGGGAGGAGCGCGTCAAGTTTAACCGGCTGGTGATGCAATTTGCGGGAACTTAA
- a CDS encoding MarR family winged helix-turn-helix transcriptional regulator, translating to MKPQLDDVKQLVAALFTVIGGIEKARRSIPDASKLAVLQIVARRAPVRPSEIAAELNVHQSSVTRQMRGLEESGWVHLEADPNDRRSCFVTLTREGEDEIRRLSEVGLNRFVSFLEGWDAEEVRTLSRLLFKFEMSKAEASKKNPPPSGRHWQKKKGE from the coding sequence ATGAAACCACAACTCGACGATGTCAAGCAATTGGTTGCCGCATTGTTCACCGTAATAGGCGGTATTGAAAAGGCGCGGCGCAGCATTCCCGACGCCAGCAAGCTTGCCGTGCTGCAAATCGTCGCCCGGAGGGCGCCGGTAAGGCCGTCGGAGATCGCCGCGGAGCTGAACGTTCACCAATCATCGGTAACCCGGCAGATGAGGGGACTTGAGGAATCCGGCTGGGTGCATTTGGAGGCCGATCCGAACGACCGGCGGTCCTGCTTCGTGACTCTGACCAGAGAAGGGGAGGATGAAATCAGGCGCTTAAGCGAAGTCGGACTGAACCGGTTCGTTTCCTTTCTTGAAGGGTGGGACGCCGAGGAGGTCCGCACGTTGAGCCGGCTGCTGTTCAAATTTGAAATGAGCAAAGCGGAGGCCAGCAAAAAGAATCCGCCGCCTTCGGGACGACACTGGCAGAAGAAAAAAGGAGAGTGA
- a CDS encoding FAD-dependent oxidoreductase, whose translation MIIGGGMGGLSLAQGLKKRGIGCSVYERDASPAIRRQGYRLNINPFGGYGLQECLPESLYSLYLATSAIAYNAKVAKFDSMLAPIGSIDFGKPGEDLSRSHSAVNRYTLRQILLAGLEDRVHYGCRLTGFEQDGNRVKAVFADGSVKEGDVLVAADGIHSAVRSRLFPEAEPPLMQLTSIYGKIPLSPRMLKQVPEALYNAINSVLGPERVTLILAFYQSRMPQQEAAARFAPGVTVDPVEDYLLWGLIAPTESFPDDVLTCEPSALHSIGLGLVHGWAPKIVHLLGESDIPSLFALPMRSSHLIPDWPSSRVTLLGDAIHAMSPAGGSGASTAFLDAALLSQVLDAAEKGEMELIPAIRMYEEKMREYANPIVSHSLNNANQIFFRQPEKGEESRESSRQ comes from the coding sequence ATGATTATCGGCGGGGGCATGGGCGGGCTTTCTCTGGCGCAGGGACTGAAGAAACGGGGGATCGGCTGCTCGGTTTACGAGCGCGACGCTTCTCCCGCCATCCGCAGGCAGGGCTACCGGCTGAATATCAATCCCTTCGGCGGCTACGGCCTGCAGGAATGTCTGCCGGAATCGCTCTATTCGCTCTATTTGGCTACGTCCGCCATCGCCTATAACGCGAAAGTGGCCAAATTCGACAGCATGCTCGCGCCGATCGGCTCCATCGATTTCGGGAAGCCCGGGGAAGACCTGTCGCGTTCGCACAGCGCCGTCAACCGTTACACGCTGCGGCAAATCTTGCTTGCCGGGCTGGAAGACCGCGTTCACTACGGCTGCAGGCTTACCGGCTTCGAGCAGGACGGGAACCGGGTGAAGGCGGTTTTCGCCGACGGCAGCGTCAAGGAAGGCGACGTGCTCGTCGCGGCGGACGGCATTCATTCCGCGGTGCGCAGCCGGCTCTTTCCCGAAGCGGAACCGCCGCTGATGCAATTGACGTCTATTTACGGCAAAATTCCGCTCAGCCCGCGGATGCTGAAGCAGGTGCCGGAAGCGCTCTATAACGCCATCAATTCGGTTCTCGGGCCGGAGCGCGTAACGCTGATCCTGGCCTTTTATCAGTCCCGCATGCCGCAGCAGGAAGCGGCCGCCAGGTTCGCCCCCGGCGTCACGGTGGACCCGGTTGAAGATTATTTGCTGTGGGGGCTTATCGCCCCGACGGAAAGCTTTCCGGATGATGTTCTGACATGCGAGCCTTCCGCTCTTCATTCCATCGGGCTCGGCCTAGTTCACGGCTGGGCGCCGAAAATCGTCCATCTGCTGGGCGAATCCGACATCCCGTCTTTGTTCGCGCTGCCGATGCGCTCCTCGCACCTGATTCCCGATTGGCCGTCCTCCCGTGTCACCCTGCTGGGAGACGCCATCCATGCGATGAGTCCGGCCGGAGGGTCCGGCGCGAGCACCGCTTTTCTGGATGCCGCGCTGCTGTCGCAGGTTCTGGACGCCGCAGAGAAAGGCGAAATGGAGCTCATTCCCGCAATTCGCATGTATGAAGAAAAAATGCGAGAGTACGCTAATCCCATTGTCAGCCACTCGCTGAATAACGCCAATCAAATTTTTTTCCGTCAGCCGGAAAAAGGAGAAGAGAGCCGTGAATCCAGCCGCCAATAA
- a CDS encoding VC0807 family protein: MNPAANKIQMAAPSKFKALFPILFDLIVPVIGYYILHQLGIGDVVALTVSGMAAGASTTVQTIRRRRLDGVGMLVVIEIVFSIALLFWTNDPRVFLIKPSFYVAVAAIYAWVTCFTGRPFTFDASKPMATKGDPIRTAAYERAWERSERFRRGEKWMTAGWGIALMAEAILRIVVVYRIPGHEVGRALTLSQIPAIVIFVLAILFTRWCLGPLKKIVDGYCEEIIGEQKR, translated from the coding sequence GTGAATCCAGCCGCCAATAAAATCCAGATGGCCGCGCCGAGCAAGTTCAAAGCGCTGTTCCCTATCCTGTTCGACCTGATCGTTCCCGTGATCGGCTATTATATTTTGCATCAGCTCGGAATCGGCGACGTTGTCGCGCTGACCGTCAGCGGCATGGCGGCGGGAGCGTCCACGACGGTTCAAACGATCCGCAGACGCCGTCTGGATGGAGTCGGAATGCTCGTCGTCATCGAAATCGTGTTTTCCATCGCCCTGCTGTTCTGGACCAACGATCCGCGCGTCTTCCTGATCAAGCCGTCCTTCTACGTGGCGGTCGCGGCCATTTACGCCTGGGTGACCTGCTTTACCGGACGCCCGTTCACCTTCGACGCTTCCAAACCGATGGCGACCAAGGGCGACCCGATTCGGACCGCCGCGTATGAGCGCGCCTGGGAGCGCTCGGAGCGTTTTCGGCGCGGCGAGAAATGGATGACCGCGGGCTGGGGGATTGCCCTGATGGCCGAAGCGATTCTGCGCATCGTCGTGGTCTACCGGATTCCCGGGCATGAAGTCGGCAGAGCGCTGACCCTATCGCAAATTCCCGCCATCGTCATTTTCGTGCTCGCCATTTTATTTACGCGATGGTGCCTGGGGCCGCTGAAAAAGATCGTGGACGGCTACTGCGAGGAAATCATCGGGGAACAGAAGCGGTAA
- a CDS encoding MarR family winged helix-turn-helix transcriptional regulator has translation MSKKKLDKAVYERLADFRYQLRQFIHFSEQAARRNGLTPQAHQLLLAIAGYPGRDYVTPTELAERLQLTHHACVGLTGRCEQQGLVEREPNPDDGRSVFIRATPKGRELLETLSEIHLEELDRIGLLTSRNEPG, from the coding sequence ATGTCAAAAAAAAAGTTGGACAAAGCCGTTTATGAACGGCTTGCGGACTTCCGGTATCAGCTGAGGCAATTCATTCATTTCAGTGAGCAGGCCGCCCGCAGGAACGGGCTGACCCCGCAGGCCCACCAGCTGCTGCTGGCGATCGCGGGTTATCCCGGACGGGACTATGTCACGCCGACCGAATTGGCGGAACGGCTGCAGCTGACCCACCACGCGTGCGTCGGCTTGACCGGCCGCTGCGAGCAGCAGGGGCTGGTCGAGCGCGAACCGAATCCGGACGACGGCAGAAGCGTCTTCATCCGGGCGACGCCGAAAGGCAGAGAGCTGCTCGAGACGCTGTCCGAAATTCACCTGGAGGAGCTGGACCGCATCGGGCTTCTCACCAGCCGGAATGAACCGGGATAA
- a CDS encoding chloride channel protein, whose translation MQVASQRNLADFRIGPRSIYIAALAVLVGAGGACIAVVLQKMIGFFTNLFYYHKLSLSFTAPYPNGLGYEAVIVPAIGGLIIGLMARYGSDKIRGHGIPEAMEAILIGKSVVSPKVAILKPISAAISIGSGGPFGSEGPIIMSGGSIGSVIGQFLHLTAAERKVLLLSGAAAGMSATFHAPIASVFFAVELLAFEMRPRSVIPIAMASAIADFLRQFWMGSDPVFPSSAAPVSHAGILAVALAFGVLGAGLAYILTKAIYGTEDWFEKLPLHWMWWPVLGGVVIGIGGLIQPRALGVGYDSIGQLVAGHFAVHLLLGFLLVKSVIWIVALGSGTSGGVMAPLLIIGGSSGAALAALVHAPDPGVWAMIGMAAVFSGVTRSPLTTVVFMLELTHDLSVLMPVLLACTVAAGLSALILPRSILTEKIARRGRHIARDYAVDPLEQLKVSQLELMPLTVFHEGETVADALEKIRRSPGDYRYKGYPLLSAEGRLLGEVLKAGLEQLAEREDARHSPLPLYFSAPVPAISPDQTIGDVCHLMLSEDRHRYYVVDPDGRPLGMLTRRLILESRRKHWEEENKRERFLYFSRRSEAAGPITQQQATTGGQISS comes from the coding sequence GTGCAAGTTGCATCACAGCGCAATCTGGCCGATTTTCGCATCGGCCCCCGCAGCATCTATATCGCTGCGCTCGCGGTTCTGGTCGGGGCGGGCGGAGCGTGCATTGCGGTCGTTCTGCAAAAAATGATCGGCTTTTTCACCAATCTGTTCTACTACCACAAGCTTTCCCTTTCCTTCACGGCACCGTATCCGAACGGTCTCGGCTATGAAGCGGTCATCGTTCCCGCCATCGGCGGGCTGATCATCGGACTGATGGCCCGGTACGGATCGGACAAAATCCGCGGCCACGGCATCCCGGAAGCGATGGAAGCGATTTTGATCGGAAAAAGCGTCGTATCGCCGAAGGTTGCGATTTTGAAGCCGATTTCCGCGGCGATTTCGATCGGCAGCGGTGGACCGTTCGGCTCGGAAGGGCCGATCATCATGTCCGGAGGCTCGATCGGCTCGGTCATCGGACAATTTCTTCATTTGACGGCGGCCGAGCGGAAGGTGCTGCTCTTAAGCGGAGCGGCGGCCGGCATGAGCGCGACGTTCCATGCGCCGATTGCGTCCGTCTTCTTCGCCGTCGAACTGCTCGCCTTCGAAATGCGTCCGCGCAGCGTCATTCCCATCGCCATGGCCAGCGCCATCGCCGATTTTCTCCGGCAGTTCTGGATGGGCTCGGATCCGGTTTTTCCAAGCTCCGCAGCTCCCGTCAGCCATGCGGGCATTCTTGCCGTCGCGCTCGCCTTCGGGGTGCTGGGCGCAGGACTTGCCTATATCTTAACAAAAGCGATCTACGGAACGGAAGATTGGTTCGAGAAGCTGCCGCTGCATTGGATGTGGTGGCCCGTGCTTGGAGGAGTGGTCATCGGAATCGGCGGCCTCATACAGCCCCGCGCGCTCGGCGTCGGCTACGATTCGATCGGGCAGCTTGTCGCGGGACATTTTGCCGTCCATCTTCTGCTTGGCTTTCTGCTGGTCAAAAGTGTAATTTGGATTGTCGCGCTCGGATCGGGAACGTCCGGTGGCGTTATGGCGCCGCTGCTGATCATCGGTGGTTCGTCCGGAGCCGCGCTCGCCGCTCTCGTCCATGCGCCGGATCCGGGTGTCTGGGCGATGATCGGCATGGCTGCGGTATTCTCCGGCGTGACGCGCTCGCCGCTGACGACGGTCGTCTTCATGCTTGAGCTGACCCACGACTTATCCGTGCTCATGCCGGTTCTGCTGGCGTGCACGGTTGCTGCCGGACTGTCCGCGTTAATTTTGCCGCGGTCCATCCTGACGGAGAAGATCGCCCGCCGCGGCCGCCACATCGCCAGAGATTATGCCGTCGACCCGCTCGAGCAGCTGAAGGTGTCGCAGCTGGAGCTGATGCCGCTCACGGTTTTCCATGAAGGCGAGACCGTTGCGGACGCGCTGGAAAAGATACGCCGCTCGCCAGGCGATTATCGCTATAAAGGGTACCCGCTGCTGTCCGCTGAAGGCAGGCTGCTTGGCGAAGTGTTGAAGGCCGGGCTCGAGCAGCTGGCGGAACGGGAGGACGCCCGGCATTCGCCGCTGCCGCTGTATTTTAGCGCGCCTGTGCCCGCCATATCCCCCGATCAAACGATCGGTGACGTCTGCCACCTGATGCTGAGCGAAGACCGCCACCGCTATTATGTGGTCGACCCGGACGGACGGCCGCTCGGCATGCTGACGAGACGTTTGATACTCGAATCGAGAAGAAAACATTGGGAGGAAGAAAACAAGAGGGAGCGCTTCCTTTATTTTTCCAGGCGGAGCGAAGCCGCCGGTCCGATCACGCAGCAGCAGGCAACGACCGGCGGTCAGATCTCCTCCTGA
- a CDS encoding aldo/keto reductase — protein sequence MQYSYLGKSGLKVSRLCLGTMNFGVDTEEKEAFRIMDAALDAGINFFDTANIYGWGENSGRTEEILGRWFSLGGGRRERTVLATKVYGDMHDETDGPNREGGLSAYKIRRHLEGSLRRLQTDHIELYQMHHVDRNVSWSELWGAFETAVYQGKIGYVGSSNFAGWDIAVAQGEAKTRGILGLVSEQHKYNLLCRLPELEVLPASQSLGLGVIPWSPLDGGLLAGNALRGGAGRRSGDSKRVEQHRPQLEAFGKLCDELGEREDVVALAWLLANPAVTAPITGVRTMEQFERTLRAVELKLDEAALKRLDEIFPGPGGDAPRAYAW from the coding sequence ATGCAGTATTCGTATTTGGGAAAATCGGGCCTGAAGGTCAGCCGGCTGTGCCTCGGCACGATGAATTTCGGCGTGGATACGGAAGAGAAGGAAGCGTTCCGCATCATGGATGCGGCGCTTGATGCGGGCATCAATTTTTTCGATACGGCGAACATATACGGCTGGGGCGAAAATTCCGGCCGCACGGAAGAGATCCTCGGCCGCTGGTTCAGCCTGGGCGGCGGCCGCCGCGAGCGGACCGTTCTGGCGACGAAGGTGTACGGGGACATGCACGACGAAACCGACGGGCCGAACCGCGAAGGCGGCTTATCGGCTTATAAAATCCGCCGCCATCTGGAAGGCTCGCTGCGCCGCCTGCAAACGGACCACATCGAGCTGTACCAGATGCACCATGTCGATCGCAATGTGAGCTGGTCCGAGCTGTGGGGTGCGTTCGAAACGGCCGTTTATCAAGGCAAAATCGGCTACGTCGGCTCGAGCAATTTCGCCGGCTGGGATATCGCGGTCGCCCAGGGCGAAGCGAAAACGCGCGGCATTCTCGGCCTCGTCTCCGAGCAGCATAAGTACAACCTGCTCTGCCGCCTGCCGGAGCTGGAAGTGCTGCCGGCCTCGCAAAGCCTCGGCCTCGGCGTCATTCCGTGGAGCCCTCTCGACGGCGGCCTGCTTGCGGGCAACGCGCTGCGCGGCGGCGCGGGCAGACGAAGCGGCGACTCCAAGCGGGTCGAGCAGCACCGGCCTCAGCTCGAAGCGTTTGGCAAGCTGTGCGACGAGCTCGGAGAGCGCGAGGACGTCGTAGCGCTGGCCTGGCTGCTCGCCAACCCGGCGGTGACCGCGCCGATTACCGGCGTTCGCACGATGGAGCAGTTCGAGCGCACGCTGCGCGCCGTCGAGCTGAAGCTGGACGAAGCGGCGCTGAAGCGGCTCGACGAGATTTTCCCCGGCCCTGGCGGAGACGCGCCGCGCGCTTATGCGTGGTAA
- a CDS encoding MBL fold metallo-hydrolase has translation MRVAKGLEMLSLDWADTTIHPTLVWDDTSAFLIDTGFPGQFEELRAALDRTGMSIDRLNAVILTHQDIDHAGGLAELAKASGHRIEVFAHELEKPYIEGDLPLIKENGLVLPRTVKVGRTLADGERLPVCGGIEVIFTPGHSPGHIGLYLEQSRTLVAGDSMFGHNGILHGVHSPTALDPGAAKRSLGKYLDYSIDSVVCYHGGLCRENVSLRLKELVHGT, from the coding sequence ATGAGGGTTGCAAAGGGCCTCGAAATGCTGAGTCTGGACTGGGCAGACACGACGATTCATCCGACTCTGGTCTGGGACGATACGTCGGCCTTTTTGATCGATACCGGTTTTCCGGGCCAATTCGAGGAGCTGCGCGCGGCGCTCGATCGGACCGGAATGTCAATCGATCGGTTGAATGCCGTTATCCTCACGCATCAGGATATCGATCACGCCGGGGGACTCGCGGAGCTTGCGAAGGCGAGCGGACACCGCATCGAAGTGTTTGCGCACGAGTTGGAAAAACCGTATATCGAAGGGGATTTGCCTTTGATCAAAGAAAACGGTCTGGTGCTTCCCCGGACGGTCAAAGTCGGACGGACGCTTGCAGACGGCGAAAGGCTGCCCGTTTGCGGAGGAATCGAGGTCATTTTCACGCCGGGCCATTCGCCGGGTCATATCGGTTTGTACCTGGAGCAAAGCCGGACGCTGGTCGCCGGAGATTCGATGTTCGGGCACAACGGTATTCTGCACGGCGTCCATTCGCCAACAGCGCTCGATCCCGGCGCCGCGAAGCGCTCGCTGGGAAAATATTTGGACTATAGCATCGACTCGGTCGTATGTTACCATGGCGGGTTGTGCAGGGAGAACGTAAGTCTCCGGCTTAAAGAGCTCGTCCACGGCACATAA
- a CDS encoding stalk domain-containing protein, whose product MMTNVKTLKKPLLAATAAAALLIGTAAPLGAHTADAAAKLQLKTMQISTEGRTLSVPAGMADGTTYVALSFLGKELGMSTAWDAKTRTVTVSEKNKTMTMKSGSEDFTINGHHINGIAPVILNGTTYLPLRFLLEKMGFTIGYDAKTKLISIVKAAENDIKLTNKTLEQKVGNTTVKVQYPQLSGTGGSSLGVINAALENEAKKYITDGVKTMKQASGDAPAATAAHLDYEVDYTITSNSKGKLSLYFNVYEYTGGAHGTYDYQAHTFDLKDGSELTLQQAAENNPNYISIINAEIKKQIAADKNLTLIAPFETIKPDQRFFLRGDSLVVYFSLYEYTPYVYGIPEFSIPLSLFKA is encoded by the coding sequence ATGATGACGAATGTTAAAACGCTGAAAAAGCCGCTCCTTGCCGCGACCGCCGCGGCTGCACTCCTGATCGGCACGGCCGCTCCGCTCGGAGCGCATACAGCCGATGCCGCCGCCAAGCTGCAGCTGAAAACAATGCAGATTTCGACGGAAGGACGCACGCTGTCCGTTCCGGCCGGTATGGCGGACGGCACCACATACGTTGCCTTAAGCTTTCTCGGCAAGGAGCTGGGGATGTCGACGGCATGGGACGCCAAGACGCGGACCGTGACGGTAAGCGAAAAAAATAAAACGATGACGATGAAATCGGGCAGCGAGGATTTTACGATCAATGGGCATCACATCAACGGGATCGCCCCCGTCATCCTGAACGGAACGACCTACCTGCCGCTGCGGTTTCTGCTTGAGAAGATGGGCTTTACGATCGGCTACGATGCCAAAACCAAGCTGATTTCCATCGTGAAGGCGGCGGAGAACGATATCAAGCTGACGAACAAAACGCTGGAGCAGAAGGTCGGCAACACGACGGTCAAGGTACAGTATCCGCAGCTCTCGGGAACGGGCGGAAGTTCGCTTGGGGTTATTAATGCGGCACTAGAGAACGAGGCCAAGAAGTATATCACCGACGGCGTCAAGACGATGAAGCAGGCGTCCGGAGACGCTCCGGCCGCAACCGCCGCTCATCTCGATTACGAAGTCGATTATACGATTACGTCCAATTCGAAGGGCAAGCTCAGCCTGTATTTTAACGTCTATGAATATACCGGAGGCGCGCACGGCACGTACGATTACCAGGCGCATACGTTCGATCTGAAGGACGGCAGCGAGCTGACGCTGCAGCAGGCGGCGGAAAACAACCCGAACTATATTTCCATCATCAACGCCGAGATCAAAAAACAAATCGCCGCGGACAAAAACCTGACACTGATCGCTCCCTTCGAAACGATCAAGCCGGATCAGCGCTTCTTCCTGCGGGGCGATTCCCTTGTCGTTTATTTCTCGCTGTACGAATATACGCCTTACGTCTACGGCATTCCCGAATTCTCTATCCCGCTGTCGCTCTTTAAAGCATAA